From Proteiniborus sp. MB09-C3, the proteins below share one genomic window:
- the purD gene encoding phosphoribosylamine--glycine ligase, which translates to MRVLVIGSGAREHAIAWKLLQSPKVSKIYAIPGNGGISNIAECTNIQLDDIDSLLEFALKESIDLTIVGPEGPLVDGIVDKFNEKGLKIFGPCRKAAMLEGSKKYAKEFMMKYQIPTAKYVAYHDLDNAIKGLEEFTFPLVIKADGLAAGKGVIICSDKEEAYEALRGILENKRFGNAGNEIIIEEFLEGTEASLMCLVAGNKIIPLESAKDHKRLLDNDEGPNTGGMGCISPNKILDSKLMAEIKVKILDNVLNGLQNEKLDFKGILFIGLMINSVGAKVLEFNVRFGDPETEVVLPRLESDIVDIFIKTIDGTICQEDLIWSQKSCVCTVLASGGYPETCEKDRAISGLEKVDRDVLVFHAGTKKENGIKTNGGRVLAVTTLADSLDEGRKKVYENINKILFDGMQYRKDIGIEKRKDWCYESFL; encoded by the coding sequence ATGAGGGTACTTGTTATAGGCAGTGGTGCAAGAGAACATGCAATAGCTTGGAAGCTATTACAAAGCCCAAAGGTATCTAAAATATATGCTATACCGGGCAATGGAGGCATTAGTAATATAGCAGAGTGTACAAATATACAATTAGATGATATAGATTCTCTTTTGGAATTTGCATTAAAAGAAAGTATTGATTTAACTATTGTAGGTCCAGAAGGTCCACTAGTGGACGGAATAGTAGACAAGTTTAATGAGAAGGGACTTAAAATTTTTGGACCATGTAGAAAAGCTGCTATGCTTGAAGGAAGTAAAAAATATGCAAAAGAGTTTATGATGAAATATCAGATACCAACAGCTAAATATGTAGCATATCACGACCTTGATAATGCCATAAAAGGCTTAGAGGAATTTACTTTTCCATTAGTAATTAAAGCAGATGGTCTGGCAGCAGGCAAGGGAGTAATCATATGCAGCGACAAAGAAGAAGCTTATGAAGCTCTCAGAGGCATATTAGAAAATAAAAGATTTGGAAATGCAGGCAATGAAATCATCATTGAAGAGTTTCTAGAAGGGACAGAGGCTTCTCTTATGTGCTTAGTAGCTGGCAATAAAATAATACCTCTCGAAAGTGCAAAAGATCATAAAAGACTGCTTGATAATGACGAGGGACCTAATACAGGTGGCATGGGCTGTATTTCTCCGAATAAAATACTAGATTCTAAATTGATGGCTGAAATAAAAGTAAAAATATTAGATAATGTATTGAACGGACTGCAGAATGAAAAACTAGATTTTAAGGGAATACTTTTTATCGGTCTTATGATAAATTCAGTTGGAGCAAAGGTATTAGAATTTAATGTTAGATTTGGCGACCCGGAAACAGAGGTAGTACTGCCACGACTAGAAAGCGATATTGTAGATATTTTTATAAAAACTATAGATGGAACCATATGCCAGGAAGATTTAATATGGAGTCAGAAATCATGTGTCTGTACAGTATTAGCATCAGGAGGATATCCAGAAACTTGTGAAAAGGATAGAGCTATATCTGGACTAGAAAAGGTTGACAGAGATGTGCTAGTATTTCACGCAGGAACTAAAAAAGAAAATGGAATAAAGACAAATGGAGGACGAGTTCTTGCCGTGACTACATTGGCAGATAGCTTAGATGAAGGAAGAAAAAAGGTATACGAGAATATAAATAAAATACTTTTTGACGGAATGCAATATAGAAAAGATATTGGAATAGAAAAAAGAAAGGACTGGTGCTATGAAAGTTTTTTATAA